The genomic window CTTGAAAACGGACGTACGGTTTATCTTCTCGCAGAAGGGCGGCTCATCAATCTGGCAGCAGCAGAAGGGCATCCAGCAAGTGTGATGGACATGAGTTTTTCAACTCAGGCATTGATGGCAGAGTGGGTTGTTCAGGAAAAGGATAATCTTGAACCCAAAGTTTACGATGTTCCGGAAAAG from bacterium includes these protein-coding regions:
- a CDS encoding adenosylhomocysteinase, which produces LENGRTVYLLAEGRLINLAAAEGHPASVMDMSFSTQALMAEWVVQEKDNLEPKVYDVPEKIENWVAALKLESMGIKIDELTEEQKEYLASWKIGT